A single region of the Pyricularia oryzae 70-15 chromosome 4, whole genome shotgun sequence genome encodes:
- a CDS encoding catalase-1, producing the protein MASLKDIGDTLSKGKSYVMHSQGDKISDLARNTVTPDEKGRQTTDAGVRITNPDDWLRVTSNDQIGPSLLEDQIAREKIHRFDHERIPERVVHARGTAAHGKFTLHKSIEHLTTAGVLTDTSRETPVFLRFSTVLGSRGSADTVRDVRGFAVKFYTPEGNWDIVGNNIPVFFIQDSMKFPDVIHAGKPEPDNEVPQAQSAHNNFWDFMYQHSEATHMFMWAMSDRTIPRSYRMMQGFGVNTYTLINAKGERHFVKFHFTPELGVHSLVWDEALKLAGQDPDFHRKDLMEAIANGAFPRWKFGVQVLPESREHEFDFDILDATKVWPEDLIPVDYIGTLELNRNIDEFFPETEQVAYCTSHVVPGIGFSDDPLLQGRNFSYFDTQISRLGINWEELPINRPVCPVLSFNRDGQSRHTITKGKVNYWPNRFGVNAPADGVKEGGYVEHATKVQGIKARTKSAKFLDHISQAQLFFNSMSDVEKRHMLAAFSFELDHCEEEVVYNNLVSRLTQIDIGLAQQVAEMVGAQIPDKATKENKGIKAKGLSQFDFLPENPTIASRKVAILIADGYDSVQFRAVKAALSAAQAIPLVIAPRRSPIYAAGETKGSSGAGLKPDHHLEGFRSTMVDAVYVPGGAESIKTLSKNGRALHYVREAFGHLKAIGASGEGVELVKLAVTLPEVTVSSADVMESYGVVTVRNVQADSLKEVVDLAKGGKDFLDQFFHSIAMHRNWAREADGLNSQVAY; encoded by the coding sequence ATGGCGTCCTTAAAAGATATCGGGGACACCCTCAGCAAGGGCAAGTCATACGTCATGCATTCACAGGGCGACAAGATTTCCGACCTCGCGAGGAATACAGTGACCCCGGACGAGAAGGGAAGACAGACCACAGACGCCGGTGTCAGGATTACCAACCCTGATGACTGGCTGCGCGTCACCAGCAACGACCAAATAGGCCCCTCGCTGCTTGAGGACCAGATTGCTCGCGAGAAGATTCACAGGTTCGACCATGAGCGTATTCCCGAGAGAGTGGTGCACGCCCGCGGCACTGCGGCACACGGAAAGTTCACTCTGCACAAGAGCATCGAGCACTTGACCACAGCTGGCGTGCTTACAGACACATCGCGTGAGACACCTGTTTTCTTGCGCTTTTCGACCGTTCTGGGCAGCCGAGGCAGCGCCGACACAGTCCGTGACGTTCGTGGTTTCGCCGTCAAGTTTTACACGCCCGAAGGCAACTGGGATATCGTCGGAAACAACATTCCAGTCTTCTTCATCCAGGACTCGATGAAGTTCCCCGATGTCATCCACGCCGGCAAGCCCGAGCCAGACAACGAGGTCCCTCAGGCCCAATCCGCACACAACAACTTCTGGGACTTCATGTACCAGCACTCCGAGGCCACCCACATGTTCATGTGGGCCATGTCGGACCGCACCATCCCGAGGTCGTACCGCATGATGCAAGGTTTTGGTGTCAACACCTACACCCTCATCAACGCCAAGGGAGAGCGTCACTTTGTCAAGTTCCACTTCACCCCGGAACTTGGCGTACACAGCTTGGTCTGGGACGAGGCCCTCAAGCTTGCCGGTCAGGACCCTGACTTCCACCGCAAGGATCTGATGGAGGCCATCGCAAACGGTGCATTCCCACGCTGGAAGTTTGGTGTCCAGGTTCTTCCCGAGTCGCGCGAGCACGAGTTTGACTTTGACATTCTCGACGCCACCAAGGTTTGGCCCGAGGACCTCATCCCCGTCGACTACATCGGCACCCTCGAGCTCAACCGCAACATCGACGAGTTCTTCCCCGAGACGGAGCAGGTTGCCTACTGCACCAGCCACGTCGTGCCTGGTATCGGCTTTTCGGACGATCCGCTCCTGCAGGGTCGCAACTTCAGCTATTTCGATACCCAGATCTCACGTCTTGGCATCAACTGGGAGGAGCTGCCCATCAACAGGCCAGTTTGCCCGGTGCTCAGCTTCAACCGTGACGGCCAGAGCCGCCACACCATCACCAAGGGCAAGGTCAACTACTGGCCCAACCGTTTTGGCGTAAATGCGCCAGCCGATGGTGTCAAGGAGGGTGGATATGTCGAGCACGCCACCAAGGTCCAGGGCATCAAGGCGCGCACCAAGAGCGCCAAGTTCCTCGACCACATCTCGCAGGCTCAGCTTTTCTTCAACAGCATGTCTGATGTTGAAAAGCGCCACATGCTGGCCGCCTTTTCGTTTGAGCTTGACCACTGCGAAGAGGAGGTTGTGTACAACAACCTCGTCTCGCGTCTGACTCAGATTGACATCGGCCTCGCCCAGCAGGTGGCCGAGATGGTCGGTGCTCAAATCCCGGACAAGGCGACCAAGGAAAACAAGGGTATCAAGGCCAAGGGCTTGAGCCAGTTCGACTTCTTGCCCGAGAATCCCACCATTGCATCACGCAAGGTCGCCATTCTGATCGCCGACGGCTACGACTCGGTTCAGTTCCGCGCTGTCAAGGCCGCCCTCTCGGCTGCCCAGGCTATTCCGCTCGTGATCGCGCCCCGACGTTCGCCCATCTACGCTGCTGGCGAGACCAAGGGCTCCAGTGGTGCCGGTCTCAAACCCGACCACCACCTCGAGGGCTTCCGAAGCACCATGGTGGACGCCGTGTACGTGCCCGGCGGCGCTGAGTCAATCAAGACATTGTCCAAGAACGGACGTGCCTTGCATTACGTTCGCGAGGCATTTGGTCACCTGAAGGCCATTGGAGCGTCGGGCGAGGGTGTGGAGCTCGTCAAACTGGCTGTGACGCTTCCGGAAGTCACTGTGTCAAGCGCAGACGTGATGGAGTCGTACGGCGTTGTCACTGTCAGGAATGTTCAGGCTGACAGCTTGAAGGAGGTTGTCGACCTGGCAAAGGGTGGAAAGGACTTTTTGGATCAGTTCTTCCACAGCATTGCAATGCACAGGAACTGGGCACGTGAGGCGGATGGATTGAACTCCCAGGTGGCGTACTAA
- a CDS encoding ABC-type Fe3+ transport system, which translates to MLRTLFTAAIAVGHVLSYDQTLGFNGAAVVETRSLEELHQAALKEGGVVTMWLGGDESTDEDALKHEFETRFPGMTLNLTTDLSKYHSPRFDEQLAAGNVYVDSIAFQTVHDFPRWDAEGALLHYAPVGFQQVYSPMRDPRAAFYGVLTVGWAGKWNTDKLPGIEPPVEWEDWLRPEFKDKLVLTYPNDDDAVLYAFDLIMQQYGKSWFDKLLEQNPRWVRGTRTPDTVMTAPNSTWAASFTSDGLEPTRSVNISHPTQGSFVTWFQLAAIPKDAPHPEAAKLLHNYMLTEEWQSTRGSWPVRSDVAPPAGYPPILDMPGTNITYFREWMSDRYRVERLRLFFEDKLGTAQGLSPLIDGI; encoded by the exons ATGCTGCGCACTCTGTTCACGGCGGCCATTGCGGTCGGCCACGTCCTCAGCTACGACCAGACGCTGGGCTTCAACGGGGCGGCGGTGGTCGAGACCCGGTCCCTCGAGGAGCTGCACCAGGCGGCGCTCAAGGAGGGCGGGGTGGTCACCATGTGGCTGGGGGGCGACGAGTCGACCGACGAGGACGCGCTCAAGCACGAGTTCGAGACGCGCTTCCCCGGCATGACGCTCAACCTGACCACGGACCTGTCCAAATACCACAGCCCGCGGTTCGACGAGCAGCTGGCCGCCGGCAACGTCTACGTCGACAGCATCGCCTTCCAGACCGTGCACGACTTTCCCAGGTGGGATGCCGAGGGCGCCCTGCTCCACTACGCCCCCGTCGGGTTCCAGCAGGTCTACTCCCCCATGAGGGACCCGCGCGCCGCCTTTTACGGCGTCTTGACCGTCGGATGGGCGGGCAAGTGGAACACCGACAAGCTGCCCGGCATCGAGCCCCCCGTCGAGTGGGAGGATTGGCTGCGTCCCGAGTTCAAGGACAAGCTGGTGCTTACGTACCCCAACGATGACGATGCTGTTCTTTATGCTTTTGACCTGAT caTGCAACAATATGGCAAATCCTGGTTCGACAAGCTGCTCGAACAAAACCCCCGCTGGGTGCGCGGCACCCGCACCCCGGACACGGTCATGACGGCGCCCAACAGCACGTGGGCGGCTTCCTTCACGTCGGACGGCCTCGAACCGACGCGCAGCGTCAACATCAGCCACCCGACGCAGGGCTCCTTCGTGACGTGGTTCCAGCTGGCCGCCATCCCCAAGGACGCCCCCCACCCCGAGGCCGCCAAGCTGCTGCACAACTACATGCTCACCGAGGAGTGGCAGTCCACCCGCGGCTCCTGGCCCGTCCGCAGCGACGTGGCCCCTCCCGCCGGATACCCGCCCATCCTCGACATGCCCGGCACCAACATCACCTACTTCCGCGAGTGGATGTCCGACAGGTACCGTGTCGAGAGGCTCCGGTTGTTCTTTGAGGACAAGCTTGGCACTGCTCAGGGGTTGAGCCCGCTTATTGATGGTATTTGA
- a CDS encoding gelsolin repeat-containing protein → MPPNKGLVHLKEYDIKDSNVELIGSALDHRVKYQSAQTEPAWNDGRVGIEPGLLVWRIERFEVVPWPRDRYGQFYDGDSYIVLHSWKVGKENQEGQQQAADSEQEQNKLGHEIFFWLGRYTSQDEAGTAAYKTVELDEFLRGRATQHRELQKCMSDEFVALFPRIKILSGGVESGFRRVEEDPEEKQDYVTLLRVFKLPGGKAGRDSIVVHEVDASAASLDDKDVFVLDTGSKIWVWQGRACSPMEKAKAAQVVHDMTLAKHVEVEVLSQTESRHSVVVSMLGGKDEYGPSHEFKCARPVGTRSGEDSSQSQQTQQRRRPRRLWRLSDASGRLEFTLVKDGEPLSPRDLDGNDVFLLDDEGREIWIWEGRGASKAEKASWLRVAQHYVRRTLEQEGGDEDDLYSTPIAKVKQGDETQGFMRALQAH, encoded by the coding sequence atgCCACCCAACAAGGGTCTCGTTCACCTCAAGGAGTATGACATCAAGGATAGCAATGTCGAGCTGATTGGCAGCGCCCTCGACCACCGCGTCAAGTACCAGTCGGCGCAGACTGAACCGGCCTGGAACGACGGCCGCGTCGGCATAGAGCCGGGATTGCTGGTCTGGCGGATCGAGCGCTTCGAGGTCGTACCCTGGCCGCGCGATCGGTACGGCCAGTTCTACGACGGCGACAGCTACATCGTCCTGCACTCGTGGAAGGTCGGCAAGGAGAACCAGGAGGGGCAGCAACAGGCGGCCGACAGCGAGCAGGAGCAGAACAAGCTCGGCCACGAGATCTTCTTCTGGCTCGGCCGGTACACGAGCCAGGACGAGgccggcaccgccgcctACAAGACGGTGGAGCTGGACGAGTTCCTGCGCGGGCGCGCCACCCAGCACCGCGAGCTGCAAAAGTGCATGTCTGACGAGTTCGTGGCCCTCTTCCCGCGCATCAAGATCCTGTCGGGCGGCGTCGAGTCCGGCTTCCGGCGCGTCGAGGAGGACCCCGAGGAAAAACAAGACTACGTCACGCTGCTGCGCGTCTTCAAGCTCCCCGGCGGCAAGGCCGGGCGCGACTCGATCGTCGTGCACGAGGTCGAcgccagcgccgccagcCTCGACGACAAGGACGTCTTCGTCCTCGACACGGGCAGCAAGATTTGGGTCTGGCAGGGCCGGGCCTGCTCGCCCATGGAgaaggccaaggccgcgcaggTCGTGCACGACATGACGCTGGCCAAGCacgtcgaggtcgaggtGCTGTCGCAGACCGAGTCGCGCCACAGCGTCGTCGTGTCCATGCTCGGCGGCAAGGACGAGTACGGCCCTAGCCACGAGTTCAAGTGCGCCAGGCCGGTCGGGACTAGATCGGGAGAGGACTCGTCACAGTCGCAACAGACGCAGCAGCGGAGGAGGCCTCGCCGCCTCTGGCGCCTCAGCGACGCGTCCGGGCGGCTGGAGTTTACGCTCGTCAAGGACGGAGAGCCCCTGTCGCCGCGGGACCTGGACGGCAACGACGTCTTCCTGCTCGACGACGAAGGGCGCGAGATCTGGATCTGGGAGGGCCGCGGGGCCAGCAAGGCGGAAAAGGCATCGTGGCTCAGGGTCGCGCAGCACTATGTGCGACGCACCCTGGAGCAGGAAGGTGGCGATGAAGACGATCTCTACTCGACGCCCATTGCCAAGGTAAAGCAGGGCGACGAGACGCAGGGCTTCATGAGGGCGCTTCAAGCCCATTGA
- a CDS encoding dolichyl-phosphate mannosyltransferase polypeptide 3 has product MTRAQQTISILLLATSLYLCLYLQLVPLPDVIQTEVIPVLPFWVLVSFGALLLGRLGWGVLTFNDTPEAHKELLVEIEEAKKDLRRLGVTVD; this is encoded by the exons ATGACGCGCGCTCAGCAGACCATCTCAATCCTCCTCCTTGCGACTTCG CTCTACCTCTGCCTCTACCTGCAGCTCGTCCCGCTGCCCGACGTTATCCAGACTGAGGTCATCCCCGTG CTTCCCTTCTGGGTTCTCGTCTCGTTCGGCGCCCTTCTCCTGGGTCGCCTCGGCTGGGGCGTCCTGACCTTCAACGATACGCCCGAGGCGCACAAGGAGCTGCTTGTCGAGATtgaggaggccaagaaggacctGAGGAGGCTGGGTGTCACTGTCGACTAG